From Veillonella dispar, one genomic window encodes:
- a CDS encoding thiolase family protein, which produces MSVYIHGGLRTPIGVLNGQYRNMRPEMLGAQLIDELIKRYDISQVDGIFCGNAVGTGGNIGRLMGLMTNLPNSVPAITVDMQCASALMSIEMAYTHIASGVMDSAIAGGIESSSLQPDRMYAANDDRKGLYKVAQFSPQDCSPLAMLEGAERTIQKHNVLKEDLYPYIIGSHKRASEALNNPHLKSYIMPITIDGKACVDECIRPKMNEKLLSRMKPLLGPNAITNAGNACLTHDGAAFVYVSNEKGPFRIYSVMPWAGNPQFSPEGALESTEAILKRTGLTMDDIDVVEWNEAFAIIDVLFNKAYPKHLEKYNKLGGALAYGHPYGCSGAILALHCMAALESCNGRYGLCAIAGAGGTGTALIMERM; this is translated from the coding sequence ATGAGACCTGAAATGTTAGGAGCTCAACTCATTGATGAATTAATCAAGCGTTATGATATTTCACAAGTGGATGGAATCTTCTGTGGCAATGCTGTGGGGACTGGTGGTAATATTGGTCGCCTTATGGGGCTCATGACTAATTTACCGAATTCTGTTCCTGCGATTACCGTAGATATGCAATGTGCATCAGCCTTGATGAGTATTGAGATGGCCTATACACATATTGCATCAGGTGTTATGGATTCGGCTATTGCTGGTGGTATTGAAAGTTCTTCATTACAGCCAGATAGGATGTATGCAGCTAATGATGATCGTAAAGGCTTATATAAGGTTGCTCAGTTTAGCCCTCAAGATTGTTCTCCTTTAGCTATGTTAGAAGGGGCAGAGAGGACGATTCAAAAGCATAATGTATTAAAGGAAGACTTATATCCCTACATTATTGGCAGTCATAAACGCGCTTCTGAAGCTTTAAATAATCCGCATTTGAAATCTTACATTATGCCTATTACCATCGATGGCAAAGCATGTGTAGATGAATGTATTCGGCCTAAGATGAATGAGAAACTATTATCACGGATGAAGCCTTTATTAGGACCTAATGCTATTACAAATGCAGGTAATGCTTGTTTAACTCATGATGGCGCGGCTTTTGTATACGTATCTAATGAAAAAGGGCCCTTTAGAATTTATAGTGTTATGCCTTGGGCAGGTAACCCTCAGTTTAGCCCAGAAGGAGCTTTAGAAAGCACAGAAGCGATTTTAAAACGCACTGGTCTAACGATGGATGATATTGATGTAGTGGAATGGAATGAAGCCTTTGCTATCATTGATGTGCTCTTCAATAAGGCCTATCCCAAGCATTTAGAAAAATATAATAAATTGGGTGGTGCCTTAGCGTATGGACATCCTTATGGCTGTTCTGGTGCTATATTAGCTCTTCATTGTATGGCTGCTTTAGAATCTTGTAATGGTCGCTATGGTTTGTGTGCTATTGCCGGTGCAGGCGGTACAGGAACTGCTTTGATTATGGAACGTATGTAA